CAGAtaatcattagtctgttccatgtttccatatctctgaatctattttgtttgtccatttatattgttcattagattctacatagaAGTGAGGTCATacgttatttgtctttctctgactagcttatttagcttagcataatactctccagattcctccaaagggtaagagttccttcttttttccttttttaaagagtCAGTTACTCAGCACagccaactcttttttttaagcttttactatttttttatattaatttaagagagaagaagaggaaagggaagagagatagaaacatcaatgatgaaagagaatcattgaactgctgcctcctacataccccatatggggattgagctggcaacccaggcatatgttctgaccaggaatcaaacaaagacctcctggtccatggctcaatgctcaaccactgagctacaccaactGGGGGAGATCTTCCTTTTTTAcacctgcatagtattccactgtgtaaatataccacagcttttttatccactcatcaactgatgggaacttgggctgttttcagatctcagctattgtaaatagcactgctatgaacataagtgtgcatatatcctttctgattggtgtttcaggattcttaggttatattcctagaagtgggatcactgggttaaatgctaattccatttttaattttttgaggaaactccacactttTTTTGTAATGATTgtaacagtctgcattcccaccagcagtgtactagggttcctttttctccacatattGGCCAGcaattgttgtttgttgatttattgatgttagccattctggcaggtgtgaggtggtacctcattgttgttttaatttgcaaccctctgatgattagtgacgttgagcattttttcatgtctcctggatatttgtatatcctctttggagaagtgtctatttagggcctctgcccattttttaattgggttgtttgtctttttttgtttaattgtatgagcatttcatatattttggaaattaaccccttgtcagatgtaACATTtgctaatatgttctcccatacagtgggttcccttttcattttgatgctggtttcttttgctacacagaagctttttaatgcagtctaatttgtttattttttcctttgtttctcttgccctaggagttgtatcagtaaaaattctgctacatgagatgcCTGATTTTTTTTGCTGCCTAcgttttctaggatttttatggtttcacagcttacatataagtcttttattcattttgcgtttattcttatgtatggtgtaagttggtggtctagtgtcatttttttgcatgtacctgtccaattttcccaacaccatttattgaagagaatatcTCTCTTTCAaagtatgctcttgcctcctttgtcaaatattaattgatcatagtggcttgggtcaatttctgggttctcttttctgttcctttgatctatatgcctgttcttgtgccagtatcaggctgttttgagcacATGGGCTTTGTACTATaagttgatatctggtattgtgatccctccaactttgttcttctttttcaagattgctgaagctattcgggatcttttttggtttcacataaatttttgaagtgtttgttctaaaaatgtgaaatatgccattggtagtttagtaaggattgcattgaatctatagattactttgggtactACGGATccatttaatgatgttaattctaccaatccatgaacacagtatatttttcatttgtttatatattctctatctcttttatcaacATCCTGTAGCTTTCggaatataggtcttttaccttcttggttaagtttatttctaagtatcttatttttttggttgCTATggtaaataagatattttttagtTTGTCTTTCTAAGattttgtaatcctatataataaaaacccaaggACCCTAACagcataatgaccagaatgaccagagaccagaaccaccacagcccctcgccaggctggccctgctcccgaacaagtggttaggagtgatcaggtaggcaggcggagtggttaggggcaatcaggcaggcagatgagtagttaggggtgatcaggtagtcaggcagagtggttaggggcaatcaggcaggcagacaagtggttaggggtgatcaggtaggcaggtgagcagttagggacaatcaggtaggcagacaagtggttaggggcaattaggtaggcaggcgagtggttaggggtgatgagacaggcaggcagagccccGCAATTGATTGCCTCAAAGAGGGAGACCCAGCCTGCAGGAGGGATGCTTGGCGGCTGCGATAGGAGGCGCTGGCAGCTGAGGAtgctgtgggtggggctggtgcCACTGCGGCTCCTGAGCAGGTATGgtgcctgcagcctggcccaggcctcagggTTGCAGCATCCCCCCCACGGCTTCTGCAGGGCTGGACTGCCACTCCTCCTGCTATGATGCCTGGGCAGATCCCGGACCCTTCCATGACTGTGGGCTCTCTATCAGGGTTCAGCCCCCTGACCAGACTCCCCAGCTCGGCACTGACTGTAGAGGAGCTCAAATACATTGACATCCACAACATTGGGGCCATGATCAcccctttgcacttcctggaggTGAAACTGGGCAAGAGGCCTCAACCTGTGAAAAGTGAGCTAGATGAGGAAGAGGAGCGGAGGAAAGGGCGCcgggaaaagaacaaagtggtGGCAGCTCCATGCCGGAACACGAAGAAGGAGCGGAAGGAGTGTCTGCAGCTGGAATCTGAGTGGCTGGAGCTCATGAGTGCGGAGCTGAAAACCcagatggaggagctgaagcAGGAGCGGCAGCAGTTTATCCTGATGCTCAACCGGCATCGCCCCACCTGCATCGTCAGGACCGACAGCGTTAAGACCCCCGAGTCCAAAGGCAACCCCCTGCTGGAGCCGCTGGAGAAGAAGTGACCATGGGcgggggggaagaagaggaggaggagagggtccCAGAGGACTCTTCCTTCATGCATGAAAAACTCTTCAATGAGGCTCAGCACAGCCAGCATCAGCCGGGCTTTTTTGTGAAACTCAGATCAGCCACACCAGGGGAAGAAACCCAGGCTGATGAAACACGGGACCAAGTGCTGAGACCAAAGTATTCCTGAGGGGGGGcctgttctgcctggggccaggcttgcaggaggcaggacagaggctctgggctggagagacgcccaaccaggcagctgtgggcacttCTCCGGCCTCTCCGCCAGGGCACCCACCCAAAGGACCTCTGAGCAGCAGGAAAAACCATGAGTTGCAACCAAAATTAGGCTGAGTATGGAACTCAGAGTGAAACTACAacctgcctgcccccagccctgaccctgaccctgatcctgatcctgatgcaaggctggagaagggtacagtgccaggccctgctgtacCCACCCACCATGGTCCAGCTCAGTCCTGCCCAGAGTGGCAGCCGGGGCACACCCTCGCTGGCCCTGCTGGAGGTGCTGTGGGCACAATGCATCAGCGCCCTTCCAAAGCACATACTCACTGAATATTTACAGACTGGCTGTCCTGGCAGGGCTTTCAACTGCACatgttttttatactttcttttttttttttttttttttacaaaaaaaagattttatacaagaaatatataaatggatttctACAATCACTTGATGTAGTTAATGGCTGTTGGGTGTAACTGCTAAGTACTGTAGTCTCTGGgtgttgggggtggcaggggcggggtgcAGTGCATTTCCATCCTGGTAAACCCTTCATAGTACTCAGTTCTGTATCACTCAGTAAACATtactcttacttaaaaaaaaaagaaaagaaaaagaaagaaagagggagtcccaggccagccaagccattgcaccccacgcctgtcgcctgcagagggaggcttccagtggcaggggagaggggggcagcgctacacagatggcaagcagtggcagtggcgggggttgggggggagccagctgcctgcagctgggggaaggaaagccccaataggccctgatctcaggccaggcctagggaccctacctgaggggtccaggattgtgagaaggtgcaggccaggcgagGGAACCACCCCCCACCCTAAGTGCACAaacttttgtgcaccaggcctctagttgtataaaaatgccatcaatttctgggtgttaattttgtatcctgctaccttgccaagttaatttattaaatctagtattttGGGGTGGAGTGTTTAGgattttctttgtacaatatcatgtcatctgtgaataatgacatttttacattctcctttccaatttggatgcctttaatttttcttgttgtctgatcactatggctaggactgttacataaatattttttaaaatatattttattgatttattttattttatttattacagagaggaagggagagggatagagagttagaaacatcgattagagagaaacatcgatcagctgcctcctgcacactccctactggggatgtgcccgcaaccaaggtacatgctcttgactagaatcgaacttgggaccttttaatccacaggccgacgctctatccaataagccaaaccggctagggcatatatttaataaaacttaTATTGCTATGTTAACTGttgcttgaatttatttttaatatacagaatatatatttctatattttatgatTGTTGatctatttacatttattcttactattttatttctgcttttttaattcattaattttccatcttgttttctttctcttgtttttcatCTCCTAATTCATTTCTACTTTCTAAGATAtgcattgtctttttctttttattctatggAAGTTTGTTGTTTTCCAAGTCCATAATCTATACTTTGTCTTATTTCTCAGCCATCAACTCTTAACATACATCTGTTTCCTATAACTCCATAGTTATTTCATATCAACATACTTGCTATAGATTTAATGTTGattttccccaaaattcataCCTAGAAATTGTAACTCGCACTGTGATTGTATTAGGAAGCTTTGACAGATGATTAGATCATTAGGCAGAGACCTCATTAATTTGATTATTGTCTTTATAAAACAGACCCTAGAGAGCACCTTTGTCCCTTCCATGATGTAAGAACATGATTAAAATCAGCAGTCTGCAACCCAGAACAAGGATCTCACCAGAACTCAATAATTTTAGTACCCTGATCTTGGAcagccagcctccagaactgtgataaaGAAATCtctgctgtttataagccacGAGTCTATGTAACTTTGTGATAGCAGCCTGAACTAAAACAACACTATTTTATTATGCAGATGCATTGTAATGTATTCAGTTGTTCTCTCTAATAGGAATTTTCTTGATGGGGTGGTAAAACAAGTATTCCTATGTTACATGTTTCCTTAATATTACTATCCATTTGGATAGGATAAGTTACACAGATTGAATTTTCTCCCTTAATCCTCAAACGTCTATTTGGTAGCTAGGTTTGTAATATTTACCTTATAGCCCTGTTACCAAAGAGACAGGGAAGTTGTGCCTTTTGCATAGTCATGTAGTACTTCCTCTCCAATTATTTATCAGTGAATAAATAAGAGAATTaatataattgatattttaaatattacatattaataCAGGGtgccccaaaaatgtatacacgctttgaataattattaattccaatgggttagaaacatcagttgagttatcagctgttaatgagtgtatacattttgggggacaaccctggcatattcacttttcttctctcttatGTTACACATCATAGTTCTCAGATACATTACTTGTTCCATTGTAACTGATTTCCAAATCAGGGGTTCCCTACAGGTGTGCCACTGTCAGGAGGAGAGTACACATACATCTCACATCATTGATTCCCCTTAACACTTTGACGCCCCAGCGAGATCTTTTCAGGGTACAAAAATGCCTCATCTTCTAGTGTACTGTATAAATGCTATTATTTCAGTGTATCTTAATATGACAACATTTAGGAAATTATTTTAGTGATCTGATAAATTTATAAGATTTATGTAGCTGGTGAAAAGTGATACAAATCAGCATAACCATAATTTTTCGGTTAGCCACCTAAATCTGCATGAATTTCCAaacagtaatatttttaaaagactatccCAACCAAATGCACAGTATATTATTTCTAAGAGATTCCCTAACTTTGATTTATCCATCCTTCGATATAGGCTAAACTGAGCTAAGTTGGCATTTAATACATTGTTTCACAGAATGGATTTTGACCCTAATTTTTTTAAGATCTACTGTCTATAAATGTGATAGGATGTAATACTGAATGTGGGGAATAGGGAGGGAGCTGAGATCATAGAGATGAGAAAAGTTGTCATAGAACAATTTAAAATCCTCTCAAAAATAATACACTTCCTGTCCATGGTTTCATTTTGGCCTTCTAAAAGCCATGATGACGGAGCTTTTCTTATTCTCTTCATCACCATAGGTGGGGGGAAAAATGGAGAGAGTCTTGAGTGCCTTTATATGTTAAACATGcaatgataatgaaaaaaaaaataaaatggaataagcaGTGCTAAAAGAGTGACTTAAAATAGAATCAGGAGGCTATTGAGTGAGTAGAACCTACTTACATCTTGGGCCTCAGTTCTCAGAGCTGCTATTAAGTTGCTAAATTTACCTGTTGGTAAATTCAGTTTAAGGCTGAGCCATTAATATCCTGGAACTGCTGTGTGAACATATGTGGACTTTACCTCCTCCTTGTAATATTCACCCCCCCCTCATTTTTATATTGGAACTAACCAACTCCTATTAGCCTAGCCAGCAATTCTTTACTAGAatatgcatgaaaaaaaaatgtgctttgtGGTTTTGCCTATAAACCCTgcctttcttcattctctctGGAGCACAGTTTAGGTTGCAACCTGAATCTGTATCTTGCAGATGACAACTCTTTTTGTTCAAATTCATACTTTTTGTTCTTCACTACAGCCTAAACCTTTTATTTGATTAATAGGCAGCAAGCAAGGATCAATATTTCTTTTGGAAGTCTATGACCTTTATGCAAATTTATGTATTTCTAAACAATACCAAAATGAAACACTGTTGGAAGATGATTCTTCTTAGGCTCcacatattttatatcttttaagaAGAGACACAGATAAATTAGTTTCTGCTTATCTTTTCAGGAATATCTGTATAACAAATAGCCTTggaagagagagagcttgccTTTTGCATGAGCAAATGGAAGGCATATTTACTGtcaagtataaaaatatagattccaTAAGCTCAGTTTTTCTGGTTGTTGTTggcttttttttcatatttattgattttgggagagcaggggagagagagagagagagagagagagagagagagagagagagagagagagagagagagagagagagagagagagaacaaaacattgatttgttgttccactcatttatgcaatctttggctgattcttgtatgtgccctgactgagatcaagggtctaaccaactgagctacttggccagggtcAGGTTTCTTCTTTAATGCAATTGATTTTGCAGGTGTAACCTTGGCCTCTTTCTCATCACCCTGAGGAAATGGGCTTGGAATACAGGCACAAGAAAATGCTGGTATTCTGTAACCACTGTTGTTCTGAGTGATAAAATGTTTTGTCCCTGGCTCAATTGTCTCATGCCTTCACCCAATATATGTGAAACTATAGCAGACTAACTTGCTAGCTTGCAAATAGGATAAAGCCTCAGATCTTTTGACAaacactaaatgaaatggagttgATTTATTTATAGACataattatatctatatatataaacagggaatatgctaattagccgggCATCACAAAGGCTCAGAAGGAGCTGCGcacagatgggtgggaggggactgcgtgagctccagccccagcagccatggggaggctggggctgggggagggccagATCAGAGACACAACACAcggagaggctggggctgggggagggctggatcagagacacaacacacaggagcgcctgcccccaccccagtggacacaacctGGAGGCTGGCGCTACGTGGGTCAGGTGCGGGTCCCGGCCCCCCACTAGGTGCCTCCTCACACAGCGGGAGGCGGGGCGCCTCCTCGTGAAatttcaatcatgcactgggcctctaataatcatataaaatgtatttatggaTGAAAatacactgcttttttttttttagatgtttcTGAGTATATTCAAAGATATAAAATAGTTGAGGAACATACCTTCTTACAAAATGTTTATTCCaagttttaagataaaaatgcTAGTGGGAAAAATCTTTAACTGGATTATTTTATAGTGACTTCTAACATACTGCTGTGTTTATAATTGTCTTTTAACATAACATGAACCTACAAATCCTTGTAACCCCATAATTTAGTTTGTTACCTAAATACTTTAAATAGTTCAAAACTAAAGCATGTTATACATTTATTCTGTGCCTCTATGTTTTAGGTATAGTTTTCTTTGATCTTATAATGAAATTCCTTAGTTACAAAATCCCAGATTGAATGGTAGGAGAGTGATGGAAAGTAATAGAACCTACTTACATAGTCTCCAATATATGTACATGAAAATAGCAGAGCACAAATAAATGGGGCACATCCAAACTAATAGCCTAAAGAATTCATTTAAGGGAGTATTTCCACCCCAGTGGTTAGTACCATAAAAACCAACTCAAATAGCTCTGAACTTTTCAGAGGCAATAGAGGAAAAAGTGCAAAGTTCAAATGAGAACATGTTTGATATTAGctcttaaaaattgatttaaaaatctttctccccattatggttttaaaaattgttactgTACCACGAAAACAATCACAATCACTGCAATATGTTTGAAGAAACTGTTgattagaattttatatatttattaaatggttATTTGAGAAGTGGTACTTGATTCAGcactcacattttttatttttatttttctaaatatatattttattgatttcagagaggaaaggagagggagagacctatagaaaaatcaatgataagagagaatcattgatcggctgtctcctgtatgctccccactgggatggagcccaggcatgtgccctgaccaggaattgaaccatgacctcctggttcatggttgagactctaccactgaaccacactggtcaggctcttttttttttaatttatctttattgttgaaagtattacagatgtcctctttttttcctttccattgaCTTCtacctccccactcctgccccctccccaggccttcaccacaccattgtctgtgtccatggattatgcatatatgcatataaggcaTATAAGTTATTTAGTTCATCTCTTCCAGCTCCTCTGCACCCTCTTCCTTCTGGGAATTCTCAgactgttgcatgcttccatgtctctggctctattttgtttgtcagtttattttgttcattagattccacatatcattgagatcatgtgatacttgtctctttctgactggcttatttcatttagcataatattctccaggtccttccatgttgtctcaaaggataagagatcctttttgtcttttaaagctacatagtattccatggtgtaaatgtaccacagcttttttatctactcatggGCACTTGGATTGTTTCCCTATAATAGAATATTTGGTTCactagaaaatgttttatttttcacttgtttGATTTGAATAATGCATATGGCCAGTCAAAATCTTCAGGGCTACTAGTTGTaagtgaaagtaaaaataaacagtaCTCTTCACAAGTGAAAtagttttaactttttcttaatctttcatgttaataaaagtgaaatcatgtaCGTCTGAATGTATCATAGATACCTTTAATAAATAGTTTGTTTTTCCTATGATGACATAAGCAAATTATCTTTTCTTAATTGTGGTAGAATACTACCTCAATTTTAAGTGTCCATAATTTATGCTTCCAACATGGCAGGTTCATTTGAAAATCAATACATACATCTATAAGTATATGTGTTCCTAAATGCAAATACATCACAATGCataaatcaatttaaattatacttttatatattttaatgtaagtaAAATGTTATACCATGTAATGATTTAAGAATTAGttatttatgaaatgaaataatgaccTCACTCTGTACAGTATGTTAACTTTTTAGGCTGCCTTAAGAAAGTACCACAAATGGGGTAgctgccctatctggtttggctcagtggatagagcatcggcctgtggactgaagggtcccagattcgattccagtcaagggcatataccttagtTTCGccacatccccagaagggtgtgtgcagaaggtggctaattg
The sequence above is a segment of the Eptesicus fuscus isolate TK198812 chromosome 8, DD_ASM_mEF_20220401, whole genome shotgun sequence genome. Coding sequences within it:
- the LOC114233804 gene encoding jun dimerization protein 2-like, with translation MMPGQIPDPSMTVGSLSGFSPLTRLPSSALTVEELKYIDIHNIGAMITPLHFLEVKLGKRPQPVKSELDEEEERRKGRREKNKVVAAPCRNTKKERKECLQLESEWLELMSAELKTQMEELKQERQQFILMLNRHRPTCIVRTDSVKTPESKGNPLLEPLEKK